The genomic DNA AGCTGCCAGGCTGTACCACTCGTCTTTGACCATTTGCAGCAAAAAATTCTCCTGCATCAGCCGCAGCTGCTCATTTTTCAACAGCAGATCCTGTTGTGAGATCTGCAGGCTTTTTTGCTCCTGTTCAAATTCTTCACCCAGTTTGCCAAGCAGCTCTTTCAGTTCTGCGCGGGCTACCGGCTTCAGCAAATAATCCTTCACTCCAAGCTGTATGGCCGATTTTAGATAATCAAAGTCAGAGTATCCCGACAGCACAACCGTCCTCAGCAGCGGATACTTTTTTTTGCAGATGCGGATAAATTCAATGCCGTCCATCTGCGGCATGCGGATATCGGAGATGACCAGCTGCGGTAGCGGTCCCTGCTCCAGCAGCTGCAGCGCTTCATTGCCGCTGGAGGCCTCTGAGACAATCCGAAAGCCGGCGGCTTCCCAATCGATTTTGGCTTTGATACTGTTGCGAATCCCCCTCTCATCATCCACCAGCATAATCTCATACATGATATTCACCCCTCTATCAGTGGCAACTTCAGTGTAATGGTTGTTCCTGTGTGCAGCTTCGAATCAAGCACGGCTTCGAACTGCTCACCGTAATACAGGCGGCAGCGGGATAGCACATTGCGCAAGCCGATGCTGTCCCCTTTATGATATAAGATTCCCACGCTGTCCCTCGACTCCGTATCGGCAAGAATACTGGCGATCAGTTCCGGAGTCATTCCTGAACCGTTATCCTGTATCTGCAAGTGCAGGCGCGCTCCGCACACCCTGGAGGTGATCGTAACCTCGGCGATTCCCCCTTTTTCCAGGCTGTACTTCACGGCATTCTCTACCAGCGGCTGCAGAATAAACTTGGCGATCAACAGGTGATCCGCGGCGGAATCCTGCTGGATCGCCACCATCAGATGATCCTCATGCCGCAACTTTAGGAGGAACAGGTAGTCACGAATATAACCGAGTTCCTCGCTGACCTGCACCAGATCCGTATCGAGACTCAGCGAATAGCGCATCATTTTGCCCAGCGCTTCCGTGGCATCCATGACCAGATCCTCTCGTTTCATCGCCGCCAGACCGCTGATGATCTCCAGTGTATTGTTGTAAAAATGCGGATTGATCTGCAGTAGGAGCGCTTTGTATTCGGCATTTTTCCGGCGTAGATTGGTCTCGAATTCCGTTTCGATCAGATACTTCAGCCGATGGGTCATCTCCTCGAATACACCAGCCACATAGTCTACTTCACTTTGCCGGGATCTGGCCTTCGGCATATCCTTCAGCCCCAGCTCGAACTGCCCGTTTCTGACATGCCGCATGGCCCGGGCCATGGCACTTAGTGGCTTCGTTATATTGGTGGAGAGCCGCAGCGCGACAATGATCACAAGGATCAGTAGAACAAAGCTGGCAAGGAGCAGTGTTTCTTTGAGCTTCGTGATGGTGGCATACAGCTCCGCCTCCGGCACCTCGCCGATAATCAACCAATTCTGGGCAGGCAGCTTGCGGTAAAAGAGCAGATAGTCGGTCTCACCCTGGCGAAGCGAAAAAATACCACTGTTCTGTTCTCCACTGTGTTTCTGCAAATAAGCAAGTCCATCGCTAAGCACCTGCTGAGCTCCTGTCAGATCCTGATGAAGTACACTGTGGCCTTCAGATGTCAGTAAAAAGGCTTTGCCGCTTTTGCCGATGCTGATTTTATCCATATCCTGGCGCAGCAGCTCCGTAGGATAGTTGATTTTGATCACTCCGACATCCTGTAGGGACTGGAGCTGCACCAAGGGAAGCACAAGGCTGTTGATCTCGCGCGAACGCATGCTGTCGTCGGCCTGATCCCTGTCTTGGTGAGCCTGCGTCCAGCGCACGTCCTGCTCCTTATATTGTTCGTACCAGCTGCTCTTCAAATAACTTTGGTCCTGTGTCCATAACCCGCCTTCTCCCTTCGCAAAGGTGGATATGGAAATCACATTCGAATTATTGAGCGCATAGGAGGATAGCAGCTCACGCAGCTTTTTTTTGGCCATAAACTGTTCACTCCTAGTGCTCTCATCGTTCAGTGTGGCGGTTATCCATTCCTGTGTGATGCCGCTGCTCAGCACCTGGTTGCCCATATCCTCAATTTGCGTCAGCAGCGTGCTGACATGGGTGGCAAATTGGTCAATGGTTTGCAGAGTGGAGGTCTGGGTAGATTTTCGGATCTGCTCCGCCGATTCCTTGCTGAGGATAAAGACAACTGACGTAATCGGAAGGATCAGCAGGATTGAAAAGGCCAACATCAATCTGCTGCGTAACGAGTAGAACATGACAACCGCGCCCCTTGTATCATTATGGATCAAAAATTCAAACCACCCCACAACGAGGGAGTTAAATCTTGAAGCTTCTTGAAGCTGAAAGAAGAAACAGCATTGCCGCCCTTTTTTTAAAGGGCGGCTGCCGTTTCTGCAATGATTGGAGATACTATTATTTTTTCGGGAGACTGTCATACGCCCTGTCTATTTTATTGATGGCTTCGGCAACGGCTGTATCCAAGTTGCGTCCGCCAATCGTCACTTCTTCAATCATCTTGTTTACCGCTTCGGACATTTGCGGAAAGATCGGCGTAATCGGACGAGGTCTGCCGAATTTCTGGTTCTGTACAACAAAGATATTCATAGGATATTCATTGAGCTCAGGGACCTCATTAGCTACAGAATAGCGGGCCGGAATATCTTTTGTGATGGAGGTGTAGGTTTTTGCTCCTTCAGCACCGGTCACCCAGTTCACAAACTGCCAAGCAGCATCGGCATTTTTACTCTTCGACGAAATAGCCAGCGACCAGCTTCCATTGGCGACTGCCTGCTGGGTCTCTTTCGGAAGCGGCGCGATGTCATAATCTTCACCCAATTTGAAGTTCGGGAATTTATCAGCTAAATTGCCTAGTGACCAGGAACCGTCAACCGTTATCGCCAGCTGGCCGTTCGGGAACGCATCTGGCGGGTATTCCAGGGAAGACACTTTATGTTCATTATACAGGTCGGAGAAGAATTGCAGCGCTTTTTTGGTCTCCGGTTTATCCAGATAGCCTTTGGAGGTTGTTCCGTCCGGGCTCATAATCTCCCCTCCAAACTGCCAAATAATCGGATATTTAAAGTATGCTGTTCCGCCTGCATTACCGAAGCCTTGCGCCGGATCAATGCCGTACACGCCTTTGGCCGGGTCGTTTAGCTTTTTGGCTGCATCCAGCACCTGATCCCAAGTCCAAGGCTCTTCCGGGTTCTTGGAAGGGAGAGGAATTCCCTTCGCTTCAAACATTTTTTTATTATAGAAAAGAGCAATGGAGGATTCGGTGAGCGGAGCCATGTAAATTTCATTATTATAGGTGTACGTGGCAATGGTCGATTCCGGAATATCCTCCAGGTTACCGTCCTTCTTGAAATATGCGGTCAGCGGCTGCAATGCACCAGCCTGGGCGTAAGAAGCCATATTCGGGCCATCGATAGCCATAATATCAGGCGGGTTGCCCGAAGCAATGGCTGTTCTCACCTTGGTATCGTAATCAGCAAACGGAATCGG from Paenibacillus woosongensis includes the following:
- a CDS encoding ABC transporter substrate-binding protein, translated to MISKSKVVLSVMLAIGLLAGCGSKGDHAQPQAGSSVAPKEEKVSITFWRNSGNDAENSAYDKLVASFNEAHPNIKVEMSPIPFADYDTKVRTAIASGNPPDIMAIDGPNMASYAQAGALQPLTAYFKKDGNLEDIPESTIATYTYNNEIYMAPLTESSIALFYNKKMFEAKGIPLPSKNPEEPWTWDQVLDAAKKLNDPAKGVYGIDPAQGFGNAGGTAYFKYPIIWQFGGEIMSPDGTTSKGYLDKPETKKALQFFSDLYNEHKVSSLEYPPDAFPNGQLAITVDGSWSLGNLADKFPNFKLGEDYDIAPLPKETQQAVANGSWSLAISSKSKNADAAWQFVNWVTGAEGAKTYTSITKDIPARYSVANEVPELNEYPMNIFVVQNQKFGRPRPITPIFPQMSEAVNKMIEEVTIGGRNLDTAVAEAINKIDRAYDSLPKK
- a CDS encoding cache domain-containing sensor histidine kinase yields the protein MFYSLRSRLMLAFSILLILPITSVVFILSKESAEQIRKSTQTSTLQTIDQFATHVSTLLTQIEDMGNQVLSSGITQEWITATLNDESTRSEQFMAKKKLRELLSSYALNNSNVISISTFAKGEGGLWTQDQSYLKSSWYEQYKEQDVRWTQAHQDRDQADDSMRSREINSLVLPLVQLQSLQDVGVIKINYPTELLRQDMDKISIGKSGKAFLLTSEGHSVLHQDLTGAQQVLSDGLAYLQKHSGEQNSGIFSLRQGETDYLLFYRKLPAQNWLIIGEVPEAELYATITKLKETLLLASFVLLILVIIVALRLSTNITKPLSAMARAMRHVRNGQFELGLKDMPKARSRQSEVDYVAGVFEEMTHRLKYLIETEFETNLRRKNAEYKALLLQINPHFYNNTLEIISGLAAMKREDLVMDATEALGKMMRYSLSLDTDLVQVSEELGYIRDYLFLLKLRHEDHLMVAIQQDSAADHLLIAKFILQPLVENAVKYSLEKGGIAEVTITSRVCGARLHLQIQDNGSGMTPELIASILADTESRDSVGILYHKGDSIGLRNVLSRCRLYYGEQFEAVLDSKLHTGTTITLKLPLIEG